In a genomic window of Salegentibacter salegens:
- the asnS gene encoding asparagine--tRNA ligase, whose amino-acid sequence MIQAKIAEILDSNQFLQEFEVNGWVRSFRSNRFIALNDGSTINNLQCVIDFENFDQDELKRITVGAAVSVKGTLVESQGNQQRVEIEVKEFKILGDANPEEVKLTILSPKRHSLEKLREQAHLRVRTNTFGAIMRVRSKLSFAVHSYFQQNNFHYVNTPIITGSDAEGAGEMFRVSALNMENPPKKEDGSIDFSEDFFGKETNLTVSGQLEGEAYAMGLGQIYTFGPTFRAENSNTSRHLAEFWMIEPEVAFCDLDGNMDLAEDFIKYVLKYILDHCQDDLEFLDKRFKTEEEAKPKADRSGMGLMEKLHFVIDNNFKRVSYTEAIEILKNCKPNKKKKFNYIIEEWGADLQSEHERFLVEKHFKCPVILFDYPANIKAFYMRLNEDGNTVRAMDILFPGIGEIVGGSQREERLDVLQNKMKELDIDEKELWWYLDTRKFGTCVHSGFGLGFERLVQFVTGMGNIRDVIPFPRTPQNAEF is encoded by the coding sequence ATGATACAAGCAAAAATTGCTGAAATATTAGACAGCAATCAATTTCTACAGGAATTTGAGGTGAACGGCTGGGTACGTTCTTTTAGGAGCAATCGCTTTATTGCCTTAAACGATGGTTCTACCATCAACAACCTGCAATGTGTAATAGATTTTGAAAATTTTGATCAGGACGAACTGAAAAGAATCACTGTTGGTGCAGCAGTTTCTGTAAAAGGTACTTTGGTTGAAAGCCAGGGAAATCAGCAACGAGTTGAGATTGAAGTAAAAGAATTTAAAATTCTTGGAGATGCGAATCCGGAAGAGGTAAAACTTACCATTCTTTCTCCAAAACGCCATAGTCTCGAAAAACTGAGAGAACAGGCGCATTTGCGTGTCCGCACCAATACTTTTGGCGCCATTATGCGTGTACGTTCTAAACTGTCTTTTGCTGTTCATAGCTATTTTCAGCAGAATAACTTTCATTATGTAAACACTCCAATTATCACTGGAAGTGATGCCGAAGGTGCCGGGGAAATGTTTAGGGTTAGCGCTCTAAATATGGAGAACCCCCCGAAAAAAGAAGATGGCAGTATTGATTTTAGTGAAGATTTCTTCGGAAAAGAGACCAATTTAACCGTTTCCGGACAATTGGAAGGAGAGGCTTACGCGATGGGACTGGGTCAAATTTATACTTTCGGACCTACTTTTAGAGCCGAAAATTCTAATACCTCCAGGCATTTAGCTGAATTCTGGATGATAGAACCAGAAGTTGCTTTCTGCGATCTTGACGGCAATATGGATTTAGCCGAAGATTTTATAAAATATGTATTGAAATATATTTTAGATCACTGCCAGGACGATCTTGAATTCTTAGACAAACGTTTCAAAACTGAAGAGGAAGCCAAGCCAAAAGCAGACCGCAGTGGAATGGGGCTAATGGAAAAACTTCACTTTGTAATAGATAACAATTTTAAGAGGGTAAGTTATACTGAGGCTATCGAGATCCTTAAAAATTGCAAACCTAACAAGAAAAAGAAATTCAACTATATCATTGAAGAATGGGGCGCCGATCTGCAAAGTGAGCACGAACGCTTCTTAGTGGAAAAACACTTTAAATGCCCGGTAATTTTATTCGATTATCCGGCAAACATCAAGGCTTTTTATATGCGCCTTAATGAAGACGGCAATACCGTAAGAGCAATGGACATCCTTTTCCCGGGAATTGGGGAAATTGTTGGTGGCTCGCAAAGAGAAGAGCGTTTAGACGTACTTCAAAATAAAATGAAGGAATTAGATATAGACGAAAAAGAATTATGGTGGTATCTGGACACCCGTAAGTTTGGAACCTGTGTTCACAGTGGCTTCGGACTTGGGTTTGAAAGACTGGTACAATTTGTAACCGGAATGGGAAATATTAGGGATGTAATTCCTTTCCCTAGAACTCCGCAAAACGCCGAGTTTTAA
- a CDS encoding RluA family pseudouridine synthase gives MKIKETHIVPAITEKIRLQEYAVSIFASLPTKSSLKKALKKELILLDGQPAKTSDWIKEGQKIEFLEPEEQNKKVFSLKLEIIFEDEFLAVIHKPAGIPTSGNYFKTVENALAFNLKKSTVKDALPSPLPVHRLDNPTSGILLIAKSKAAQVALNRLFEEKEIQKSYQALVLGTLPTSVTLNDRIEEKEAETSIEVLEHFLLKNENFSLVKAFPKTGRTHQIRIHLSTHGNPIVGDKIYGKTSEFIKKGGLFLAATGLEFQHPVTKENMAFELSLPKKFVEFKRLSKNP, from the coding sequence TTGAAAATCAAAGAAACCCATATTGTTCCCGCTATAACTGAAAAAATCAGGTTGCAGGAATATGCGGTTTCAATCTTTGCTTCCCTTCCTACCAAAAGTTCGCTTAAAAAAGCTTTAAAAAAAGAGCTTATCCTATTAGATGGTCAACCAGCAAAAACTTCAGACTGGATCAAAGAAGGACAAAAAATAGAATTTCTTGAACCTGAAGAACAAAATAAGAAAGTTTTCAGCTTAAAATTGGAGATTATTTTTGAAGATGAATTTCTTGCGGTAATCCATAAACCCGCAGGAATTCCTACTAGTGGGAATTATTTTAAGACCGTTGAAAACGCCTTAGCTTTTAATTTAAAAAAATCTACAGTTAAAGATGCTTTGCCGTCTCCTTTGCCTGTGCATAGGTTAGATAACCCAACTTCAGGAATATTACTAATTGCGAAAAGTAAAGCTGCCCAGGTAGCTTTAAACCGACTTTTTGAGGAAAAAGAGATTCAGAAAAGTTATCAGGCGCTGGTTTTGGGAACACTTCCTACTTCAGTTACTTTAAATGATAGAATTGAAGAAAAAGAAGCTGAAACCAGCATTGAAGTTTTAGAACATTTTCTACTTAAAAATGAAAATTTCAGTCTGGTAAAAGCTTTTCCAAAAACAGGCAGAACCCACCAGATAAGAATTCACCTGTCAACCCATGGAAATCCAATTGTAGGTGATAAAATTTACGGTAAAACTTCAGAATTCATAAAAAAAGGAGGTTTATTTTTAGCGGCCACGGGACTTGAATTTCAACATCCTGTTACTAAAGAAAATATGGCTTTCGAGCTTTCGCTTCCGAAGAAATTCGT
- a CDS encoding efflux RND transporter permease subunit, translating into MAKIFSFGFWNSVARLILRNRIIILLLIIATTVFLSTQWKNMRFSYTEANLLPDDHEDNIAYNEFLDKFGEEGNLVLLGVKDSTLFKPENFRAWKELTKTLEAYPAVDYAISVSNLQQLKKFEEPSRFEMVPFISEENPTEEELQQYQDELYNELPFYENLVYSSHSNTLQSAIYLNKEIVNSKERKTFVIDELQPLIANFEERTGIDVKVSGMPYIRTLNSQNIIDEIGLFILAALGVTSLIFFFFFRSIRATIISMITVCIGVMWAFGVIGLFNYEITVLTALIPPLIIVIGIPNCIFLINKYQQEIKKHGNQAKSLQRVITKVGNATLMTNITTASGFATFILTDSTLLKEFGIVASINIVAIFILSLLIIPIIYSYMNLPRRKHLKHLNKRWIGGFVGWMEQMVRHRRISIYITSIILLVASIIGIYTIKISGSLLEDMPEEAEFFQDIKFFEEEFDGVMPLEILVDTKRKNGVLKPATLKRMEELEDHLAEIPEFSQPISITRLVKYSKQAFYNGDSQYYQLPSSQEQNFIMPYAKGFSSNENLLTSYIDSTGRYARITTYMKDVGTDKMEELEQDLWPKINKIFPEERYEISMTGKAFIFQKGTNYLVKNLIISLSLAILLIALFMAWMFRSFRMIIVSLVPNLLPLLVTAGMMGFLGVPIKPSTILVFSIAFGISVDDTIHFLAKYRQELKANNWKIKRSVYAALRETGVSMFYTSIVLFFGFSVFMISSFGGTVALGGLVSATLLFAMLANLLLLPSLLLSLEKNIANKEVLKEPAMRIIETDEDEAEIEKEESKNSER; encoded by the coding sequence ATGGCTAAGATTTTTAGTTTCGGATTCTGGAACTCAGTTGCGCGATTAATTTTACGCAACAGGATTATTATTCTTTTACTTATAATTGCTACTACAGTATTTCTTTCTACCCAGTGGAAGAACATGCGATTTTCTTATACCGAAGCTAACCTTTTACCAGACGATCACGAAGACAATATTGCCTATAACGAGTTTCTGGATAAATTTGGGGAAGAAGGAAATCTTGTTCTCCTGGGCGTAAAAGATTCTACGCTTTTTAAGCCTGAAAATTTTAGGGCCTGGAAAGAGCTTACCAAAACTTTAGAGGCCTACCCCGCGGTAGATTATGCGATTTCGGTAAGTAATCTTCAGCAATTAAAAAAGTTTGAAGAGCCCAGCCGGTTTGAAATGGTCCCATTTATTTCTGAAGAAAATCCTACTGAAGAAGAACTTCAGCAATATCAGGATGAACTTTATAACGAATTGCCATTTTACGAGAATCTTGTTTACAGTTCGCATTCCAACACATTACAATCGGCGATTTATTTAAACAAAGAAATTGTAAATTCTAAAGAACGAAAAACCTTTGTTATAGATGAATTGCAGCCGCTCATCGCCAATTTTGAAGAAAGAACCGGCATAGATGTAAAAGTCTCCGGGATGCCATACATAAGAACGCTGAATTCACAGAATATCATAGATGAAATCGGGCTTTTTATCCTGGCTGCACTAGGAGTTACTTCACTCATATTTTTCTTCTTTTTCCGGTCTATTCGAGCTACGATTATTTCTATGATCACCGTTTGTATTGGCGTAATGTGGGCTTTTGGAGTGATAGGGCTATTCAATTACGAAATCACCGTACTTACGGCACTTATTCCGCCCTTAATTATCGTAATAGGAATTCCCAATTGTATTTTCCTGATCAATAAATACCAGCAGGAAATAAAAAAACACGGGAACCAGGCAAAATCGCTACAACGGGTAATTACCAAAGTGGGAAATGCCACTTTAATGACCAATATTACCACGGCATCTGGTTTTGCAACTTTTATTCTTACAGATAGCACCTTGCTAAAAGAATTTGGAATTGTGGCTTCCATAAATATTGTGGCGATTTTTATTTTAAGTCTGTTGATAATTCCAATTATCTACAGTTATATGAATTTGCCAAGGCGCAAACACCTTAAACACCTTAATAAACGATGGATTGGGGGTTTTGTGGGCTGGATGGAGCAAATGGTGAGACACCGCCGCATTAGTATTTATATTACTTCAATCATTCTTTTGGTAGCGAGTATTATTGGTATTTACACCATAAAAATTTCAGGAAGTTTATTGGAAGATATGCCCGAAGAAGCAGAATTCTTCCAGGATATTAAATTCTTTGAAGAAGAATTTGATGGCGTGATGCCTTTAGAAATTCTTGTAGATACTAAACGGAAAAATGGTGTTTTAAAACCTGCCACGCTTAAGCGTATGGAGGAACTGGAAGATCATCTCGCTGAAATTCCTGAGTTCTCCCAACCAATTTCAATAACACGGCTGGTAAAGTATTCAAAACAGGCTTTCTATAATGGAGATTCACAATACTATCAATTGCCGAGTTCGCAGGAACAAAACTTTATAATGCCTTACGCAAAAGGATTTTCTTCAAATGAAAATCTGCTCACCTCTTACATAGACAGCACTGGAAGATATGCCAGAATTACTACCTATATGAAAGATGTGGGCACCGATAAAATGGAAGAACTGGAACAAGATCTGTGGCCAAAAATAAACAAGATTTTCCCCGAGGAGCGCTATGAAATCTCGATGACAGGAAAAGCTTTTATCTTTCAAAAAGGAACCAATTATTTGGTGAAAAACCTTATTATTTCCCTTTCCCTGGCCATTTTACTTATCGCCTTATTTATGGCCTGGATGTTTAGATCTTTCAGGATGATAATTGTCTCGCTGGTGCCAAATTTACTACCACTATTGGTAACTGCAGGAATGATGGGCTTTTTGGGAGTACCCATAAAACCTTCTACGATCCTGGTATTTAGTATCGCTTTCGGGATATCGGTAGATGATACCATTCACTTTTTAGCAAAGTACAGGCAGGAGCTTAAAGCGAATAATTGGAAAATTAAACGTTCCGTTTATGCGGCTCTACGGGAAACCGGGGTGAGTATGTTCTATACTTCCATCGTGCTGTTTTTTGGATTTTCGGTATTTATGATTAGTAGCTTTGGTGGCACGGTAGCCCTTGGCGGACTCGTTTCAGCAACCCTACTTTTCGCGATGCTTGCCAATTTATTATTGTTGCCGTCTTTATTGCTTTCATTAGAGAAAAACATCGCTAATAAAGAAGTTTTAAAAGAGCCCGCAATGAGGATTATTGAAACCGATGAAGACGAGGCCGAAATTGAAAAAGAGGAATCTAAAAATTCAGAAAGATAA